In Mongoliitalea daihaiensis, one DNA window encodes the following:
- a CDS encoding lipocalin family protein, producing MKKWILSLAFLMILSGCMENGIEIPDLGAFPIGVWEVQSQQEDGKTLSSRSSLPENTFGYIFQPNGRMVNRSINGFCGTPPVITADFPGTWTRSGDTIRVNMRFWGGTIQEEWKIIQSTNSTVQLEILRSTYTYDFD from the coding sequence ATGAAAAAATGGATACTGTCACTCGCTTTTTTAATGATCTTGAGTGGATGCATGGAAAATGGGATTGAAATCCCAGACCTCGGGGCATTCCCTATAGGTGTGTGGGAAGTTCAAAGCCAGCAAGAGGATGGTAAAACATTAAGTTCAAGATCATCGCTACCGGAAAACACTTTCGGATATATTTTTCAACCAAACGGTCGTATGGTCAATAGGAGCATCAATGGATTCTGTGGAACTCCTCCCGTCATCACAGCAGATTTTCCTGGAACATGGACTAGAAGTGGGGATACTATCCGAGTAAACATGCGTTTCTGGGGCGGCACCATCCAAGAAGAATGGAAAATCATTCAATCCACCAACTCCACTGTCCAACTAGAAATCCTACGGTCCACCTATACCTACGACTTCGATTAG
- a CDS encoding ABC transporter permease, translated as MFDFRWVLTMALRDFRKNFSRLLLFVASMIVGIAALVGIHSFGENLKKDIENQSKELVGADLVLNNNKPLGKQPTDSLALAQSNEINFASMVAFPATGESRLTQVRLLEGDFPFYGTLETMPVEAERTFRQGGRKALVEKLLMAQFNATVGDSIKVGELTFVIEGELQKVPGQTGITATVAPAVYIPMEYGEATGLIQYGSRLRYQRYYLFEEGYDVEALTQMYEEVWEEDRVDADTVEDRRRQTGRSFQNLSNFLSLVAFIALLLGSVGVASAVNVFVKEKLASVAVLRCLGVSSATAMWIYLVQIMLMGLFGSVMGALIGSGLQVLLPTVFADFLPVDVSMSISWTSIGFGLVTGMLVSVLFALLPLLKIRRVSPMATLRPEASETGFGKDPLRWLVILGIFAFVFGFSFLLLKDWKAALGFTGFVVVAFLALFAVALGMMWAIRRFLPISLRYTVRQSLANLYRPNNQTVSLIATIGLGTAMISTLFFVQNQLLDEARFADKEDQPNMLLFDIQNHQVEEVAGRLVARDLPILQRVPIVTMGLESINGLTKKGNDTLPDEDRRARSLYNREFRVTYRDTLINSERLTKGQLRPFENPGDTVFVSLDESYAMRTGIKLGDRLVFNVQGRPLQTYVGSFREVKFNQVSTNFLVLFPEKVLENAPKFHVLITKTKNDRQSADVQAEIVRAFPNISVVNLGAIVETLEEILGKISFVIQFMAFFSILTGILVLISSLIISKYQRMRESILLRTLGASSGTVSAINTLEYFFLGSLASLSGILLSFLATFLLSKYVFQLPFRAAFTEAFVLYAVITFLVVLLGWLNGSKIIQKPPMEILRGNG; from the coding sequence ATGTTTGATTTCCGTTGGGTACTGACCATGGCTCTACGGGATTTTCGGAAGAATTTCTCGAGGCTCTTATTATTTGTAGCGTCCATGATCGTAGGCATTGCTGCGTTGGTCGGCATTCATTCCTTTGGCGAAAACCTGAAGAAGGACATAGAAAATCAATCCAAGGAATTGGTTGGGGCGGATTTGGTGCTTAACAATAACAAACCTTTGGGTAAGCAGCCCACAGACTCACTGGCATTGGCTCAGTCCAATGAAATCAACTTTGCAAGCATGGTTGCTTTTCCTGCTACAGGTGAAAGTCGCTTGACTCAAGTACGCTTGTTGGAAGGAGATTTCCCTTTTTATGGGACTCTAGAAACTATGCCGGTGGAAGCAGAGCGCACCTTCCGTCAAGGTGGACGCAAAGCTTTGGTAGAAAAGTTGCTGATGGCCCAGTTCAATGCTACTGTTGGAGATTCCATCAAAGTAGGGGAGTTGACCTTTGTCATCGAGGGTGAATTGCAAAAAGTACCCGGCCAAACAGGCATCACGGCGACCGTTGCACCAGCGGTATATATACCCATGGAGTATGGTGAAGCCACGGGCTTGATTCAATATGGAAGCCGTCTGCGCTATCAGCGTTATTATTTGTTTGAGGAAGGGTATGATGTAGAGGCTTTGACCCAAATGTATGAAGAGGTATGGGAAGAGGATAGGGTTGATGCAGATACGGTAGAAGACCGCCGAAGACAAACGGGTCGCTCCTTTCAGAATCTTTCCAATTTCTTGAGTTTGGTAGCCTTTATTGCCCTGCTTTTGGGTAGTGTGGGTGTAGCCAGTGCGGTGAATGTTTTTGTTAAGGAAAAATTAGCTTCCGTAGCTGTTTTACGTTGTTTGGGTGTGAGTTCCGCCACTGCCATGTGGATTTACTTGGTGCAGATCATGCTGATGGGCTTATTTGGATCTGTGATGGGAGCTTTGATTGGTTCGGGTTTACAGGTCTTGCTGCCTACCGTCTTTGCCGATTTTCTACCCGTGGATGTGAGTATGAGTATTTCGTGGACTTCTATAGGTTTTGGCTTGGTTACGGGTATGTTGGTGTCGGTGCTCTTTGCCCTATTGCCGCTGCTCAAAATCAGGAGGGTTTCGCCCATGGCCACGCTGCGTCCGGAAGCCTCAGAAACAGGTTTTGGGAAAGACCCGCTGCGTTGGTTGGTGATTCTGGGGATTTTCGCATTTGTCTTTGGATTTAGTTTTCTCTTGTTGAAGGATTGGAAGGCAGCCTTAGGATTTACGGGATTTGTGGTGGTCGCTTTCTTGGCCTTATTTGCGGTAGCTTTGGGTATGATGTGGGCCATTCGTCGCTTTCTACCGATTAGCCTCCGCTACACCGTCCGTCAATCCTTAGCGAATTTGTATAGACCCAACAATCAAACGGTTTCGTTGATTGCGACGATTGGCTTGGGCACAGCCATGATCAGTACCTTATTTTTTGTTCAAAATCAACTGCTGGATGAGGCACGCTTTGCAGACAAGGAAGATCAGCCCAATATGTTGCTTTTTGATATTCAGAATCATCAGGTCGAGGAGGTAGCAGGGAGGTTAGTAGCCCGAGATTTACCCATTTTGCAGCGGGTTCCAATTGTCACGATGGGTTTGGAGTCCATCAATGGCTTGACCAAAAAAGGGAACGATACCTTGCCAGATGAGGATCGACGTGCTAGAAGTTTGTATAACCGGGAGTTTCGGGTGACTTATCGGGACACCTTGATCAATTCCGAGCGCTTGACCAAGGGACAATTGCGTCCCTTTGAAAATCCTGGGGATACGGTATTTGTGTCATTGGATGAGAGTTATGCCATGCGAACGGGTATCAAATTGGGTGATCGCTTGGTTTTTAATGTACAAGGGCGGCCATTACAAACTTATGTAGGGAGTTTCCGGGAGGTAAAGTTCAATCAGGTATCCACCAATTTTTTGGTGTTGTTCCCTGAGAAGGTATTAGAGAATGCACCCAAATTCCACGTGTTGATTACCAAGACCAAAAATGATCGGCAGTCGGCGGATGTGCAGGCGGAGATTGTGCGTGCATTTCCAAATATATCGGTGGTCAATCTGGGAGCGATTGTGGAGACCTTGGAGGAGATTTTGGGTAAAATTAGTTTTGTGATTCAGTTTATGGCTTTTTTCTCTATTCTGACGGGTATTTTGGTACTGATCAGTTCTTTGATTATCAGTAAGTATCAGCGGATGCGGGAGAGTATTCTGTTACGAACCTTGGGGGCGAGTAGCGGTACAGTGTCGGCTATCAATACCTTGGAGTATTTCTTCTTGGGTTCTTTGGCTTCGTTGAGTGGGATTTTATTGTCTTTCTTAGCGACCTTTTTATTGAGTAAGTATGTGTTTCAGTTGCCATTCCGTGCGGCGTTCACGGAGGCTTTTGTGTTGTATGCGGTGATTACCTTCTTGGTGGTCCTCCTAGGCTGGCTCAACGGCTCCAAAATCATCCAAAAACCACCGATGGAAATCCTCCGAGGCAATGGATAA
- a CDS encoding Arc family DNA-binding protein — protein sequence MPAKKPFALRLDEKMMQAVEKWAADEFRSTNGQIEWLIHEALKKAGRLKETKEGGRMKDEG from the coding sequence ATGCCAGCTAAGAAACCATTTGCCCTACGATTGGACGAGAAGATGATGCAGGCTGTAGAAAAGTGGGCGGCAGATGAATTTCGCAGTACCAATGGTCAAATTGAATGGCTCATTCATGAGGCGCTTAAAAAAGCGGGGAGGTTAAAGGAGACGAAGGAAGGGGGAAGGATGAAAGATGAAGGATAA
- a CDS encoding alpha/beta hydrolase: MKKLSNYTFALLTCLFVGWSGVGQAQTELKALAREMLLELQKGEAELYARYASDELLKAVPADQVAGIWNQLESQLGKAAPELVDPIENKLGENIQIIQPIKFGVMSLAFISVFSKENKLTGIAFQPFQAQTSPSDSEKKAPYDYPEKYEEEDISFASGTFTISGTLTTPKQANTNTLVVFVSGSGPNDRHSTVGPNKPHQDMARGLAGLGISTLRFDKRTFSAARQIQEEGLDITIDVEVVDDAVAAIEFAQKTGKYTKIIVLGHSLGGMFAPRIASKSQVSGIIIMAGNSRPLEVLIVEQFEKLLDGNPSKDRVLDELKGKVANLDRLASGDKLADDELPLGQPAAYWKSLRAYDQVATAQSLSVPILLLQAEEDYQVTMDDFHGWKQALPQATTISYPNLDHLMRPSNGKIGMEAYADQVFVSEQVIQDIANWIIKIK, from the coding sequence ATGAAAAAACTAAGTAACTATACATTCGCATTGCTCACCTGCTTATTTGTAGGATGGAGCGGTGTTGGGCAAGCACAAACAGAACTAAAAGCACTCGCGAGAGAAATGCTGTTAGAATTGCAAAAAGGCGAAGCTGAACTATATGCCCGCTATGCTTCCGATGAACTCCTCAAAGCCGTTCCTGCCGATCAAGTTGCGGGAATCTGGAATCAACTGGAATCCCAACTGGGAAAAGCAGCTCCTGAACTTGTGGATCCTATAGAAAACAAATTGGGGGAAAATATCCAAATCATTCAACCCATCAAATTTGGAGTCATGAGTTTGGCTTTCATCAGCGTATTTAGTAAGGAAAATAAGTTAACTGGCATTGCCTTTCAACCTTTCCAAGCACAAACTTCTCCTAGTGACTCGGAGAAAAAAGCCCCTTATGATTATCCTGAAAAGTATGAGGAAGAGGACATTTCTTTTGCGTCCGGTACCTTCACCATTTCCGGCACCTTGACAACGCCCAAGCAGGCGAACACCAACACGCTTGTGGTATTCGTAAGTGGCAGCGGACCCAATGATAGGCATTCCACTGTGGGCCCAAATAAACCTCATCAGGATATGGCAAGAGGTTTAGCAGGTTTGGGGATCTCAACTTTACGCTTTGATAAACGCACCTTTTCTGCTGCCCGGCAAATCCAAGAAGAAGGCTTGGATATCACGATAGATGTAGAAGTGGTAGATGATGCGGTAGCTGCGATTGAGTTTGCTCAAAAAACAGGTAAATACACTAAAATAATCGTGCTAGGCCACAGCTTAGGTGGCATGTTCGCTCCAAGAATTGCCAGCAAAAGCCAAGTTTCAGGCATCATCATCATGGCTGGCAATTCCAGACCCTTGGAAGTGTTAATCGTAGAGCAATTTGAGAAATTATTAGATGGCAATCCATCCAAGGACCGTGTACTGGATGAATTAAAGGGAAAAGTTGCTAACCTAGATAGACTTGCCTCCGGGGATAAACTTGCTGACGATGAATTGCCCCTAGGGCAGCCCGCTGCTTATTGGAAGTCCTTGCGTGCATACGATCAGGTAGCAACAGCGCAATCATTAAGTGTTCCAATCTTACTCCTACAAGCAGAAGAAGATTATCAGGTTACTATGGATGACTTTCATGGATGGAAACAAGCCTTACCGCAGGCAACCACTATCTCCTATCCCAATTTGGACCATTTGATGCGCCCATCCAATGGAAAAATCGGCATGGAGGCCTATGCTGATCAGGTCTTTGTTTCGGAGCAGGTAATTCAGGATATCGCAAATTGGATTATAAAAATCAAGTAA
- a CDS encoding ABC transporter ATP-binding protein translates to MSIIRIQEVSKTYQTGSKKLTVLDQVNIEIQAGESIAIVGPSGSGKTTLLGLCAGLDSSSTGTIELNGKRLDLLSEDERASVRSESVGFIFQNFQLLPTLTALENVMVPLELKKRKDARVKAMELLKQVGLADRATHYPTQLSGGEQQRVSIARAFANEPAILFADEPTGNLDTETGELIEQLIFDLNREKGTTLVLVTHDVELAQKTDRIISIKGGKIQEDRYV, encoded by the coding sequence ATGAGTATCATACGCATCCAAGAGGTTTCCAAAACCTACCAAACAGGCAGTAAAAAGCTGACTGTATTGGACCAAGTGAATATAGAGATTCAGGCAGGCGAAAGTATTGCCATTGTAGGCCCATCCGGTAGCGGGAAGACAACGCTTTTGGGACTTTGTGCCGGTTTGGATTCATCGAGTACAGGGACCATTGAGCTGAATGGCAAACGACTTGATCTGCTTTCTGAGGACGAGCGCGCTTCTGTGAGGAGTGAATCCGTTGGCTTTATTTTTCAAAATTTCCAATTGCTGCCAACTCTCACCGCTTTGGAAAATGTGATGGTTCCTTTGGAATTGAAAAAGAGGAAGGATGCCCGTGTAAAAGCCATGGAACTGCTCAAACAAGTGGGACTGGCTGATCGTGCTACGCATTACCCTACCCAATTATCCGGAGGAGAGCAGCAGCGGGTTTCCATCGCACGTGCCTTTGCCAATGAGCCGGCGATTTTATTTGCAGACGAACCTACTGGTAATTTGGATACAGAAACGGGAGAACTGATTGAGCAATTGATTTTTGATCTGAACCGGGAAAAGGGAACCACGCTGGTTTTGGTGACGCACGATGTGGAGCTTGCCCAAAAAACCGACCGCATCATTTCCATCAAAGGGGGCAAAATCCAGGAGGACCGATATGTTTGA
- a CDS encoding GxxExxY protein translates to MSLIYKSESYRIVGAAMEVHHILGCGFSEKVYHEAFKIELENAGIPFISEHKLPIFYKGILLPTHYYADFLCFDEIIVEIKALSELNSEHIAQLLNYLKASGMKLGILINFGSEKLEFKRIVL, encoded by the coding sequence ATGAGTCTAATTTATAAATCCGAATCTTACCGCATAGTCGGTGCCGCAATGGAGGTTCACCATATTTTAGGTTGTGGATTTTCTGAAAAAGTTTATCATGAGGCTTTCAAAATTGAGCTGGAAAATGCGGGGATACCGTTTATCTCAGAGCATAAGCTACCGATTTTTTACAAAGGCATTTTGTTACCAACACACTATTATGCTGATTTTCTTTGCTTTGATGAGATTATTGTAGAAATAAAAGCTTTATCAGAATTAAATTCTGAGCATATAGCCCAACTTTTGAATTACCTCAAAGCTAGTGGTATGAAGTTAGGCATTCTAATTAACTTCGGTTCCGAGAAGCTAGAATTCAAGAGAATAGTTTTGTAG
- a CDS encoding SPFH domain-containing protein, with protein MEKLTKPLSGYLMIFIVIALLPTIGISFANKQILLGIICTLGFILILPGFFTLQPNKAMVLILFGAYKGTVKDNGFFWVNPFMTKTKISLRVRNFENKPLKVNDKIGNPVMVGTIVVWQVQDTFKATFEVEDYENFVHLQTDAAVRKMAGKYPYDDFEAENAEVTLRSGVEDVNHSLEAEIAERLHHAGIKVIEARISHLAYAQEIASAMLQRQQATAIVAARRKIVDGAVGMVEMALEDLKLKGIVDFEEEKKAAMVSNLMVVLCSDRAASPVLNVGTLNQ; from the coding sequence ATGGAAAAGCTAACCAAACCACTCTCTGGCTATTTGATGATTTTTATCGTAATAGCCCTCTTACCCACCATCGGAATCTCCTTCGCAAACAAGCAGATTTTGCTGGGGATCATATGTACCTTGGGATTTATTCTGATTCTCCCAGGATTCTTCACCTTGCAGCCCAATAAGGCTATGGTTCTGATTTTGTTCGGAGCCTACAAAGGGACTGTCAAAGACAATGGATTCTTTTGGGTGAATCCGTTCATGACCAAGACTAAGATTTCTCTCCGTGTGAGAAACTTTGAAAACAAACCTCTAAAAGTCAACGACAAAATCGGAAACCCTGTGATGGTCGGGACCATCGTTGTCTGGCAAGTACAAGATACCTTCAAGGCTACCTTTGAGGTAGAAGACTATGAAAACTTTGTCCACCTTCAAACAGACGCTGCCGTACGAAAGATGGCTGGAAAGTATCCTTATGACGACTTCGAAGCTGAAAATGCGGAGGTAACCTTACGTTCCGGTGTAGAAGATGTCAATCACTCCTTAGAAGCGGAAATTGCCGAACGTCTGCATCATGCTGGCATCAAGGTTATTGAAGCGAGAATTTCACACTTGGCATATGCACAAGAAATTGCTTCTGCTATGTTGCAAAGACAGCAGGCTACGGCCATCGTAGCTGCCCGAAGAAAAATCGTCGACGGCGCCGTAGGAATGGTAGAAATGGCATTGGAAGATCTGAAATTAAAAGGCATTGTAGACTTCGAAGAGGAGAAAAAAGCAGCCATGGTCAGTAACTTGATGGTGGTCCTGTGTTCCGATAGAGCTGCTAGTCCTGTACTGAATGTCGGTACTTTGAATCAATGA